A DNA window from Primulina tabacum isolate GXHZ01 chromosome 12, ASM2559414v2, whole genome shotgun sequence contains the following coding sequences:
- the LOC142520985 gene encoding CBL-interacting serine/threonine-protein kinase 5-like — MEEKPTKHTQENNHLSYGSARNIVFDKYEMGRLLGQGTFAKVYHGRNLRTSESVAIKVINKDQVKKEGLMEQITREIAVMRLVRHPNIVEIKEVMATKQKIYFVMEYIKGGELFAKVAKGRLKEDAARKYFQQLVSAVDFCHSRGVWHRDLKPENLLLDENENLKVSDFGLSALPEHHRNDGLLHTQCGTPAYVAPEVLRKRGYDGEKSDIWSCGVILYVVLAGYLPFQDENLMKMYSKVFKSEFEFPPWFSYDAKRLISRLLVADPQKRITIPGIMKNPWFCKGFNRPIAFSIQEPVTETPLEQDDEAQKKELELKRSKSSPPFYNAFAFISSMSSGFDLSNLFENRTRSGTLFTSKCSASSIMSKLESLAKKTNFKMVSNKDFKVRMQGASEGRKGKLSVTAEVFEVAPEVAVVEFSKEAGDTLEYGKFCEEDVRPALKDIVWSWQGENSVPRTEM; from the coding sequence ATGGAGGAAAAACCCACAAAACATACACAAGAAAACAACCATCTTAGCTATGGATCTGCAAGAAACATCGTTTTCGACAAGTACGAGATGGGGCGGCTCCTGGGCCAGGGCACCTTCGCCAAGGTTTATCATGGGAGGAACCTCAGGACCTCCGAAAGCGTCGCCATTAAAGTCatcaacaaagatcaggtcaaGAAAGAAGGTTTAATGGAGCAGATCACCCGAGAAATCGCCGTCATGCGATTGGTTCGGCACCCCAATATTGTAGAGATCAAAGAAGTAATGGCCACAAAGCAGAAAATCTACTTCGTCATGGAGTATATTAAGGGTGGAGAGCTTTTCGCGAAAGTTGCCAAAGGGAGGCTGAAAGAAGATGCGGCGAGGAAGTACTTTCAGCAGCTGGTAAGTGCGGTGGATTTCTGCCATAGCCGCGGTGTCTGGCACAGGGACTTGAAGCCCGAAAATTTACTTCTTGATGAGAATGAAAACCTCAAAGTTTCTGACTTTGGGCTGTCCGCTTTGCCGGAGCACCATCGGAACGATGGGCTTCTACACACGCAGTGTGGAACACCGGCTTACGTTGCTCCGGAAGTGCTTAGGAAAAGAGGGTATGATGGTGAAAAATCTGATATTTGGTCATGTggggtgattttatatgttgtcTTAGCAGGATACTTGCCATTCCAGGATGAGAATTTGATGAAGATGTACAGCAAAGTTTTCAAGTCCGAATTCGAGTTTCCCCCGTGGTTCTCGTATGATGCAAAGAGGCTAATATCCAGGCTCCTGGTTGCTGATCCACAGAAGAGGATTACCATTCCAGGGATCATGAAAAACCCCTGGTTTTGCAAGGGATTCAACAGGCCGATCGCCTTTTCGATCCAAGAACCAGTGACTGAAACTCCCTTGGAGCAAGACGATGAAGCACAGAAGAAAGAATTGGAGTTAAAAAGATCAAAATCATCTCCCCCTTTCTACAACGCATTCGCATTTATATCATCAATGTCATCCGGGTTCGACTTATCAAACCTGTTCGAGAACCGAACAAGGTCCGGTACGCTCTTCACGTCGAAATGCTCGGCCTCCTCAATCATGTCGAAGCTCGAATCACTGGCCAAGAAAACGAATTTCAAGATGGTTAGCAACAAGGATTTTAAGGTGAGGATGCAAGGCGCGTCGGAGGGGCGGAAAGGGAAGTTGTCCGTAACGGCGGAGGTGTTCGAGGTGGCGCCGGAGGTGGCGGTGGTGGAGTTTTCAAAGGAGGCGGGGGACACACTCGAGTACGGGAAGTTCTGCGAGGAGGACGTGCGGCCTGCCTTGAAAGACATAGTCTGGAGTTGGCAAGGGGAGAACAGTGTTCCGAGGACTGAAATGTAA
- the LOC142521222 gene encoding small ribosomal subunit protein eS12-like isoform X1, with protein sequence MSGEEAAVVETPAPVLGEPMDVMTALQLVLRKSLAHGGLTCGLHEGAKAIEKHAAQLCVLAEDCNQPDYIKLVKALCADHNVNLITVPSAKSLGEWAGLCKIDSEGKARKVVGASCVVVKDFGEESEGLHIVQEYVKSH encoded by the exons ATGTCTGG AGAAGAGGCTGCTGTTGTGGAGACACCTGCACCGGTTCTCGGTGAGCCTATGGACGTCATGACAGCGTTGCAACTCGTGCTTAGAAAGTCGTTGGCTCATGGGGGTCTTACTTGCGGCCTTCATGAAGGTGCCAAAGCAATTGAGAAGCATGCTGCCCAGCTTTGTGTATTGGCTGAAGACTGCAACCAACCAGACTACATCAAGTTGGTGAAGGCATTGTGCGCCGACCATAATGTCAACCTGATAACTGTTCCAAGTGCTAAGTCTCTTGGTGAATGGGCTGGT TTGTGCAAGATTGATTCAGAAGGAAAGGCGAGGAAAGTTGTCGGGGCCTCTTGTGTTGTTGTGAAG GATTTTGGCGAGGAAAGTGAAGGCCTTCACATTGTTCAGGAGTATGTCAAGTCTCACTGA
- the LOC142521396 gene encoding cinnamoyl-CoA reductase 1, giving the protein MPTAHGDIVCVTGAGGFIASWLVKLLLEKGYTVSGTVRNPDDPKNAHLRELEGADERLILCRANLDDYESLREAINGCNGVFHTASPVTDDPEQMVEPAVVGTKNVITAAAEAKVRRVVLTSSIGAIYMDPNRAPDEIVDESCWSDLEFCKNTKNWYCYGKAVAEQAAWDSAKELGVDLVVINPVLVLGPLLQPTINASVLHILKYLTGSAKTYANSIQAYVHVKDVALAHILLFESPAASGRHLCAESVLHRGDVVDILVKFFPEYPIPTKCSDEKNSRKKPYKFSNQKLKDLGLEFTSVKQSLYDTVKSLQEKGHLPIPAQTDEPIFIQS; this is encoded by the exons ATGCCGACAGCTCACGGCGATATTGTATGCGTCACAGGCGCCGGTGGCTTCATTGCTTCCTGGCTTGTGAAACTCCTCCTTGAAAAGGGATATACAGTAAGTGGCACTGTCAGAAATCCAG ATGATCCGAAGAATGCACATTTGAGAGAGCTGGAAGGCGCAGATGAGAGACTGATTCTGTGCAGGGCGAATCTTGATGATTATGAGAGCTTACGCGAAGCTATCAATGGCTGCAATGGTGTTTTCCACACTGCATCACCCGTCACTGATGATCCT GAACAAATGGTGGAGCCTGCGGTGGTTGGGACCAAGAATGTGATAACGGCGGCGGCGGAGGCCAAGGTCCGCCGGGTGGTGTTAACCTCATCAATCGGCGCTATATACATGGACCCCAACAGAGCACCCGATGAAATTGTGGATGAATCTTGCTGGAGTGACCTCGAGTTCTGTAAAAATACCAAG AATTGGTACTGCTATGGAAAAGCTGTGGCTGAACAAGCAGCATGGGATTCAGCAAAGGAGCTAGGCGTGGACCTCGTAGTGATCAACCCAGTATTAGTCCTCGGCCCACTATTGCAACCTACCATTAACGCTAGTGTTCTTCACATTCTCAAGTATTTAACTGGCTCGGCAAAGACTTATGCTAACTCTATCCAAGCCTATGTCCATGTAAAGGATGTTGCATTGGCACACATACTCTTGTTTGAGTCACCGGCGGCATCGGGGCGACACCTTTGCGCTGAGAGCGTGCTCCACCGTGGCGATGTGGTGGACATTCTCGTCAAGTTCTTCCCGGAATACCCAATACCTACAAA GTGTTCAGATGAAAAGAACTCTAGGAAGAAACCTTACAAATTCTCCAATCAAAAGCTTAAGGATTTGGGCTTGGAGTTCACATCAGTAAAGCAGAGTCTGTATGATACAGTCAAAAGCCTACAAGAAAAAGGTCACCTCCCAATTCCAGCCCAAACTGATGAGCCCATTTTTATTCAGTCCTAG
- the LOC142521222 gene encoding small ribosomal subunit protein eS12-like isoform X2: MDVMTALQLVLRKSLAHGGLTCGLHEGAKAIEKHAAQLCVLAEDCNQPDYIKLVKALCADHNVNLITVPSAKSLGEWAGLCKIDSEGKARKVVGASCVVVKDFGEESEGLHIVQEYVKSH; encoded by the exons ATGGACGTCATGACAGCGTTGCAACTCGTGCTTAGAAAGTCGTTGGCTCATGGGGGTCTTACTTGCGGCCTTCATGAAGGTGCCAAAGCAATTGAGAAGCATGCTGCCCAGCTTTGTGTATTGGCTGAAGACTGCAACCAACCAGACTACATCAAGTTGGTGAAGGCATTGTGCGCCGACCATAATGTCAACCTGATAACTGTTCCAAGTGCTAAGTCTCTTGGTGAATGGGCTGGT TTGTGCAAGATTGATTCAGAAGGAAAGGCGAGGAAAGTTGTCGGGGCCTCTTGTGTTGTTGTGAAG GATTTTGGCGAGGAAAGTGAAGGCCTTCACATTGTTCAGGAGTATGTCAAGTCTCACTGA
- the LOC142520113 gene encoding putative CCR4-associated factor 1 homolog 7 — MSLLPESVCIQIRNVWEDNLEEEFAFIRNIIDDYPYVAMDTEFPGIICQPTKEFSDPRDYQYEKLKLNVDLLKLIQLGLTFSDAKGNLPHCDTNKFCVWQFNFREFNPVHDMFVIESLTLLQHSGIRFRKNIEKGISARRFGELLMSSGVVLNDSVCWVTFHSGYDFGYLLKLLTCRDLPDTQAGFFELIRIFCPVLYDVKHLMKFCGMHGGLNKLARFLGVQRVGISHQAGSDSLVTARAFKKLKDNNFGGKVERYAGVLYGLGVDN; from the coding sequence ATGTCGCTTTTGCCCGAAAGCGTCTGCATTCAAATCAGGAACGTTTGGGAGGACAATTTGGAGGAAGAATTCGCGTTTATTCGAAATATCATCGATGATTACCCCTACGTTGCAATGGATACAGAGTTCCCGGGCATTATCTGCCAACCCACGAAAGAGTTCAGTGACCCCCGTGATTACCAGTACGAAAAATTGAAACTTAATGTTGATCTTTTGAAGCTGATCCAATTAGGTCTCACTTTCTCCGACGCCAAGGGAAATTTACCCCACTGCGACACTAATAAGTTCTGTGTCTGGCAGTTCAACTTTCGAGAATTCAATCCGGTACATGATATGTTTGTTATCGAATCACTCACATTGCTTCAACATAGCGGCATTCGGTTTAGAAAAAATATCGAGAAGGGTATCAGCGCCAGGCGATTCGGGGAGCTCTTGATGTCGTCTGGGGTTGTTTTGAATGACAGCGTGTGCTGGGTTACATTCCACAGTGGATACGATTTCGGGTACTTGCTCAAGCTGTTAACTTGCCGGGATTTGCCTGATACACAGGCTGGATTCTTCGAATTGATCCGTATATTTTGTCCGGTGCTGTACGATGTCAAACATTTGATGAAGTTTTGTGGTATGCACGGTGGATTAAACAAGCTGGCCAGGTTCTTGGGGGTGCAGAGGGTCGGGATTAGTCACCAAGCCGGATCGGATAGCTTGGTTACGGCTCGTGCATTCAAGAAATTGAAGGATAATAACTTCGGAGGCAAAGTGGAGAGATATGCTGGGGTTTTGTATGGTTTAGGTGTTGATAATTGA